The following are encoded in a window of Candidatus Neomarinimicrobiota bacterium genomic DNA:
- a CDS encoding transposase, protein MKFDKHKGVAPYKRFDDMGVYRNGYSDRNFLKRLGEMGIRLPRDREGNFSTELFSRY, encoded by the coding sequence ATGAAATTTGATAAACATAAAGGAGTAGCACCGTATAAGCGTTTTGATGATATGGGGGTATATAGGAATGGATACAGTGATAGGAATTTTTTAAAACGATTGGGGGAAATGGGAATAAGGTTACCGAGGGATAGAGAGGGTAATTTTTCTACGGAATTATTCAGTCGATATTAG
- a CDS encoding PspC domain-containing protein: MTKKCKFCGNEISEDFKYCPYCGKTFEIKKLTRSKDDRKILGICGGLGKYFNIDSNIIRIIAAIIIIYSGIIPGLVVYFLLGLFIPED, translated from the coding sequence ATGACTAAAAAGTGTAAATTTTGTGGTAATGAGATTTCTGAGGATTTTAAATACTGTCCCTACTGTGGAAAAACATTTGAGATAAAAAAATTAACGCGATCGAAAGATGATAGAAAGATTCTTGGAATCTGTGGCGGTCTGGGTAAATATTTTAATATAGATTCAAATATTATCCGTATCATAGCAGCAATTATTATTATCTATTCGGGAATTATTCCCGGTTTGGTTGTCTATTTCCTACTCGGGTTATTCATACCTGAAGATTGA
- a CDS encoding T9SS type A sorting domain-containing protein: protein MHLIGDSLIFSPNNIIYNCVSGLFHPDVEDLFTARNLNPLLRMLEGRESGNGIIDPRPNSGSPVFENVDNLPEDGFFESVDFVGAFGEELWLKGWSWLDNARRLPAENSIDFEKEVFIDEFRILSIYPNPFNPTAKIKFKMDKQSFVVGEIFDLSGRLLKRVFSENYPRGIHIKSIEVDDLSSGIYIFRISNGHRYSFQKISIIK, encoded by the coding sequence GTGCATTTAATCGGAGATTCTCTTATATTTTCTCCAAATAACATAATTTATAACTGTGTTTCTGGACTATTTCATCCCGATGTAGAAGATCTCTTCACAGCAAGAAATTTGAACCCGCTTTTGAGAATGTTAGAAGGGAGGGAAAGTGGGAATGGAATTATAGATCCAAGACCAAATTCTGGGAGCCCTGTATTTGAAAATGTAGACAATTTGCCTGAAGATGGCTTTTTTGAAAGTGTAGATTTTGTCGGTGCTTTTGGTGAGGAATTGTGGTTAAAAGGTTGGTCGTGGCTTGACAATGCGAGAAGATTACCTGCTGAAAATAGTATAGATTTTGAGAAAGAAGTTTTTATAGATGAATTTCGAATTTTAAGCATATATCCCAATCCTTTTAATCCGACGGCGAAAATTAAGTTTAAAATGGATAAACAGAGCTTTGTTGTCGGAGAGATTTTCGACCTATCAGGGAGATTGTTAAAAAGGGTTTTTTCTGAAAATTATCCCAGAGGAATACACATCAAGAGTATAGAGGTAGATGATTTATCATCGGGTATTTATATATTTAGAATTAGCAATGGTCATAGGTATAGTTTCCAGAAGATATCTATTATTAAATAA
- a CDS encoding family 43 glycosylhydrolase has product MKRLKILCLASINCLILFQLSFGRSPSFKTYTNPVIPGDHPDCSLTKVGNDFYTSSSSYNPTPVIYHSTDLVHWEAIAQPVSAAWPGYGDAPGPGCVGGQMVYYNNKYWYFFSHRDKFYFTTADKPEGPWSLPTVMKCPPSVPGLGYDNSIFIDDDGKWYLLVKNGQVNNWIVELGEDGQPSGAVYDLRWINPAPDFPYSWAEGPVMWKYNGYYYYSFALNVAGGQKVMRSKTLTDDKDSWEMLGDLFNVNDPDKATSLFFESNHCSQVVMLNDSTFWLLHPVYPKASEWRGQGRATLLNQVHYDSNGKPIADYPVNKPFTAPNLPSSGIPWMVPKSDFFTSDKLNPEWSFLGYTPENTYSLTDRPGWLRLSPKSRTRWNMVIKGDREHNYSLITRVDFCPSSANDEAGLIIIRGDETKYVKLFSSINENGHKVVVFSYDNIRYEVENTVENIVWLKMVRNNHKIIGYYSSNGRDWKQVGKSVDIIAIDSYTDPNFWVWEGTRQGLYVQGRAAYFDLYIYRDAYTPIMASCPANQYGTSANTKSDKIYPLESIHNDDWTLYAGVEFRNKEYGILPKSIQIIASSATDGGIVEVWLDSIDTGNKIGICKIRNTGGWENYKTFSAKVKKVTGRHDVYLRFKGKGNERLFRIKWLKFIPDKIR; this is encoded by the coding sequence ATGAAAAGATTAAAAATACTATGTCTTGCATCAATTAATTGCTTAATACTGTTTCAACTGAGTTTTGGAAGGTCTCCATCTTTTAAAACCTATACCAACCCTGTAATTCCAGGAGATCATCCAGATTGTTCATTAACAAAAGTTGGAAATGATTTCTATACCTCCTCTTCGTCTTATAATCCTACACCGGTTATTTATCATTCAACAGACTTAGTTCATTGGGAAGCAATTGCCCAGCCGGTAAGCGCAGCATGGCCCGGATATGGAGATGCTCCAGGCCCAGGTTGTGTTGGAGGTCAAATGGTATATTATAATAACAAATACTGGTATTTTTTCAGTCATAGGGATAAATTTTATTTTACAACTGCTGATAAACCAGAAGGACCATGGTCCTTACCAACGGTAATGAAATGCCCTCCAAGTGTACCTGGATTAGGCTATGATAACTCAATTTTTATTGATGATGATGGCAAATGGTACTTACTAGTAAAAAACGGACAGGTTAATAATTGGATTGTAGAATTGGGAGAAGACGGACAGCCTTCTGGTGCAGTTTACGATTTGAGATGGATAAATCCTGCCCCTGATTTTCCTTATAGTTGGGCTGAAGGACCCGTAATGTGGAAATATAATGGTTATTACTATTATTCCTTTGCTCTTAATGTAGCGGGAGGACAAAAGGTAATGAGGAGTAAAACACTTACTGATGATAAGGATTCATGGGAAATGCTGGGTGATTTGTTTAACGTTAATGATCCTGACAAAGCAACTTCGCTCTTTTTTGAGTCTAATCACTGCTCACAGGTAGTTATGCTCAATGATAGCACATTTTGGCTACTACATCCGGTTTATCCTAAAGCCAGCGAATGGAGAGGACAAGGACGAGCAACTCTTTTAAATCAAGTTCATTATGATTCTAATGGTAAGCCCATAGCTGATTACCCTGTTAATAAACCATTCACTGCACCAAATTTGCCAAGTAGTGGAATCCCATGGATGGTGCCTAAATCCGATTTTTTTACATCAGATAAATTGAACCCTGAATGGTCATTTTTAGGATACACCCCTGAAAATACATATTCACTTACTGATCGACCTGGATGGTTACGACTATCTCCAAAGAGTAGAACCAGATGGAATATGGTTATTAAGGGAGATAGAGAACATAATTATTCGCTAATAACCCGTGTCGACTTCTGCCCATCGTCAGCAAATGATGAAGCTGGTCTTATAATTATAAGAGGTGATGAAACAAAGTATGTGAAATTATTTAGTTCAATAAATGAAAATGGACATAAAGTAGTAGTCTTTAGTTATGATAATATTAGATATGAAGTGGAAAACACTGTGGAAAATATAGTATGGCTAAAAATGGTTAGGAACAATCATAAAATAATTGGGTATTATAGCAGTAATGGAAGGGATTGGAAACAAGTTGGTAAAAGTGTAGATATAATTGCGATCGATTCATATACCGATCCAAACTTTTGGGTTTGGGAAGGAACTAGGCAAGGTTTATACGTCCAGGGTAGGGCCGCATATTTCGATCTTTATATATACCGCGATGCCTATACTCCTATAATGGCTTCATGCCCGGCTAACCAGTACGGTACCAGTGCAAATACTAAGTCTGATAAGATATATCCACTCGAAAGTATTCATAATGATGACTGGACACTATATGCTGGTGTTGAATTTAGAAATAAAGAATATGGAATATTACCAAAATCAATACAAATTATTGCATCAAGTGCCACTGACGGAGGTATTGTTGAAGTATGGCTTGATTCAATAGATACAGGAAATAAAATAGGAATATGTAAGATTAGAAACACTGGAGGTTGGGAAAATTATAAAACCTTTTCAGCAAAGGTAAAAAAAGTAACAGGCAGGCATGATGTTTATCTTAGATTTAAAGGAAAAGGTAATGAAAGGCTTTTCAGGATAAAATGGTTGAAATTTATCCCAGACAAAATACGTTAA
- a CDS encoding response regulator transcription factor has translation MDRKKILIVDDEKDLRNILSYNLTMSGYEVLEASNGLDAIKLMETEGIDMVILDIMMPGKDGYEVCREIRERGYKVPIIFLTAKDTEFDEVLGLELGADDYVKKPFGVNSLISRVKSIFRRIEDNKKKSVEKIIKYAGLEIDLEGHLVRIDGKKVEFPKKEFELLAFLASNPGKVYPREVLLEKIWRGDVYVIDRTVDVHIGRIRKKLGRYSDYIQTIVGVGYKFRTDL, from the coding sequence ATGGATAGGAAGAAAATTTTAATCGTGGATGATGAGAAAGACTTGAGGAATATTTTAAGTTATAATCTAACAATGAGCGGATATGAAGTTTTAGAAGCATCAAACGGCCTGGATGCTATAAAATTGATGGAAACCGAGGGAATTGATATGGTTATTCTTGATATTATGATGCCAGGTAAAGATGGGTATGAAGTATGTCGAGAGATAAGGGAAAGGGGTTATAAAGTTCCTATAATCTTTTTAACTGCAAAAGATACGGAATTTGACGAGGTACTTGGTCTTGAACTGGGTGCTGATGATTATGTGAAAAAACCTTTTGGAGTAAATTCTCTGATAAGCAGAGTGAAGTCGATTTTTAGAAGGATTGAAGATAATAAAAAGAAGAGTGTGGAAAAGATAATAAAATATGCCGGGTTAGAAATTGACCTTGAGGGCCACCTCGTTCGGATTGATGGAAAAAAGGTTGAGTTTCCCAAGAAAGAGTTTGAACTTCTGGCATTTCTTGCATCAAATCCAGGTAAGGTGTACCCCAGAGAAGTGCTGCTTGAAAAAATATGGAGAGGAGATGTCTATGTAATTGATAGAACGGTAGATGTTCATATAGGCAGAATAAGAAAAAAATTGGGTAGATACAGTGATTATATACAGACTATAGTGGGGGTAGGATATAAATTTCGTACGGATTTGTGA
- a CDS encoding Rne/Rng family ribonuclease yields MDKVILMSKCLQETRIAILEDGKLVELFIEKSGKSRMVGNIYKGKVENVVEGIRAAFVDIGYGLNAFLPFSEVNNPASIVSITEDVDREDDEEIEILPSQLKEPDTGEINIKTGQDILVQVIKEPFADKGPRVTTDISLPGRFLVLVPNISYVGVSKKITSRSERKRLKDLAKSIKPDNFGLIIRTVAEGKEKDTLKKDLDDLLKKWERIEKKAKTESAPVCVYEDIEMVSSVMRDLLTPDVSKVVVDSKSLYKKIHSYVSSVSPDMVKRLEYYSSKTPIFDFYGVEKEIRKSLNKRVWLKSGGFIVIEHTEAMTTIDVNSGKFIGKKDYEENALKINIQAAYEIARQVRLRDIGGIIVIDFIDMGKEENKKKVFHELLKEFRKDRAKVAIAPISDFGLLEMTRQRTRLNLFYTVSEECPSCHGTGRIMSKDSFITQIESWLRRFRAESRELKLTLQVHPYMGEYLKNEMKKIVKKLQWKNLILLKIEENPSLRLDEFRFISQKTGEDITDKY; encoded by the coding sequence ATGGATAAAGTTATTTTGATGAGTAAGTGCCTGCAAGAGACAAGAATTGCCATATTAGAAGATGGTAAACTTGTAGAATTATTCATAGAAAAATCTGGTAAATCCAGGATGGTGGGAAATATTTATAAGGGAAAAGTCGAAAATGTTGTTGAGGGTATCAGAGCTGCCTTTGTAGATATTGGATACGGTTTGAACGCTTTTTTACCTTTTTCTGAAGTTAATAATCCTGCATCGATTGTATCAATAACTGAGGATGTGGATCGGGAGGATGATGAGGAAATTGAAATTTTGCCGAGTCAACTAAAAGAGCCAGATACCGGTGAAATTAATATTAAAACAGGCCAGGATATACTAGTTCAGGTTATAAAAGAACCATTTGCTGATAAAGGACCAAGAGTTACAACCGACATTTCCCTTCCTGGTAGATTTCTTGTGCTTGTACCGAACATTAGCTATGTCGGTGTGTCTAAAAAAATAACCTCACGAAGCGAGAGAAAAAGGCTTAAAGATTTAGCGAAGAGCATTAAGCCAGACAATTTTGGATTGATTATCAGGACTGTGGCCGAGGGAAAGGAGAAGGACACTTTAAAAAAGGACCTTGATGATTTACTAAAGAAATGGGAAAGGATAGAGAAGAAAGCAAAGACAGAATCTGCTCCAGTTTGTGTATACGAGGATATCGAGATGGTAAGTTCGGTAATGAGGGATCTTTTAACACCTGATGTTTCGAAAGTTGTTGTAGATTCTAAGAGTCTGTACAAAAAGATACACTCGTATGTAAGCTCAGTCTCCCCTGATATGGTAAAAAGACTTGAGTATTATAGTTCGAAAACTCCGATATTTGACTTTTACGGTGTGGAAAAGGAAATTCGCAAATCATTGAATAAACGTGTCTGGCTAAAGAGCGGTGGATTTATTGTTATCGAGCATACAGAAGCAATGACGACAATAGATGTTAATAGCGGGAAGTTTATTGGTAAAAAGGACTATGAGGAAAATGCCCTTAAAATCAATATTCAGGCTGCTTATGAGATTGCACGCCAGGTGCGGTTGAGGGATATTGGTGGTATAATTGTTATTGATTTTATTGATATGGGAAAAGAAGAAAATAAAAAGAAAGTATTTCATGAGCTTTTGAAAGAGTTTAGAAAGGACAGAGCAAAGGTTGCAATTGCTCCAATTTCGGATTTTGGTCTGTTAGAAATGACTAGGCAGAGAACCCGCCTGAACCTGTTTTATACTGTAAGTGAGGAATGCCCATCCTGTCATGGTACAGGTAGAATCATGTCAAAAGATTCATTCATTACCCAGATTGAAAGCTGGCTTAGAAGATTCAGAGCAGAATCGAGGGAGTTGAAGTTAACTCTACAGGTACACCCATATATGGGGGAATACCTTAAAAATGAAATGAAAAAAATAGTGAAAAAGCTTCAGTGGAAAAATCTTATTCTTCTCAAAATAGAAGAAAATCCATCTTTAAGGTTGGATGAGTTTCGATTTATTTCACAAAAAACCGGTGAAGATATCACCGATAAGTATTAA
- a CDS encoding TIGR03960 family B12-binding radical SAM protein yields MQNKLLERILLKVEKPGRYIGGEPGSITKKWTWEKTSIVLVYPDLYEIGMSYFGFNILYHILNREPDIIAERAYVPWIDFESELRKNKILLYSLESRYPLKNFDIIGFNLSYELTYTNILNILDLSGVEIFSDKRAYDEPIVIAGGTGAYNPEPLAPFIDVFYIGDAEEKVVEFVREIGRLRRESATREDVLNGLLNKFDNIYIPGFYKENKAGGISYIYPEPTKKGVPGKIKVYRTRFLKNSYYPSHPVIPIIDVSHDRLTFEIMRGCSRGCRFCMAGFIYRPIRERNHEEVKDQIFSTIKKTGMDEISLLSLSSTDYSGLKSLLNEIYPYIVREKLSLSLPSLRLDRFDDIVAKVIRETSKSGITFAPEAGSDRLRKVINKYYSEEEIIKDTEILLSYGWRLLKLYFMIGLPSETDEDLYAIYELVRKILTVGKGRLSLNITISTFIPKPFTPFQWEAQCSPDETQRKIFLIKSMLRRLRNVKVMTRDPEYSLLEGVISRGDRAISSVIYRAWMEGAKFDSWREHFSIECWYKAFEQEGIDPLEYLKERDTTKNLPWDFIDTGISKEFLLSEREKAYSGELTEDCRDRCSLCQVCNREVGMVFDKDARDLKEDYISYKLKSIKEETDEIKFRIKYARDERFKYYSHHDITKIFVMALRKANLKLSFTKGFSQKPKLSLGFPLPFGCTSEAEYIDVYLKANIVDLKDIINKNLPDGIRVIEVYGITPDTPSIYSDVKGFVYSIYFENNILSEIKRRINEIMKKESYIIERDLKNKRGTKKIDARKLLGKVDLYDNLIDIEILVDNGRTLRIDEVLDVFRINMEDVRIHRKKVLFKNFKELKNG; encoded by the coding sequence TTGCAAAATAAACTTTTAGAAAGAATTTTATTAAAAGTTGAAAAGCCCGGTCGTTATATTGGTGGGGAACCAGGATCTATCACGAAAAAGTGGACTTGGGAAAAAACATCTATTGTTTTGGTTTATCCAGATCTCTATGAAATCGGGATGTCATATTTTGGATTTAATATTCTTTACCATATTTTAAATCGCGAACCTGATATAATTGCAGAGCGTGCCTATGTTCCATGGATAGATTTCGAAAGCGAGCTTAGAAAGAATAAAATCCTACTTTATTCTCTTGAGTCCAGATACCCTTTAAAAAACTTTGATATTATTGGGTTTAACCTTTCTTATGAGCTTACATATACAAACATTTTAAATATTCTTGATCTTTCAGGCGTTGAAATATTTTCTGATAAGCGAGCTTATGATGAGCCTATAGTTATTGCAGGTGGTACGGGAGCTTATAATCCTGAGCCCCTTGCACCATTTATAGATGTTTTTTATATCGGTGACGCTGAAGAAAAGGTTGTAGAATTTGTTCGTGAAATAGGAAGATTGAGAAGAGAGTCAGCTACGAGAGAAGATGTTTTAAATGGTCTTCTTAATAAATTTGACAATATTTATATACCAGGATTTTATAAAGAAAATAAAGCAGGTGGAATCTCTTACATTTATCCAGAGCCCACTAAGAAAGGCGTCCCTGGAAAGATAAAAGTCTATAGAACTAGGTTTCTAAAAAACTCTTATTATCCAAGTCATCCTGTAATTCCAATAATTGACGTTTCTCATGATAGATTGACTTTTGAAATTATGAGAGGATGCTCCAGAGGTTGTCGCTTCTGTATGGCTGGTTTTATCTATAGGCCAATTAGGGAAAGGAACCATGAAGAGGTAAAAGATCAAATATTTTCAACAATTAAAAAAACTGGAATGGATGAGATTTCTTTATTGTCTCTTTCTAGTACCGATTATTCCGGGTTAAAATCGTTATTAAATGAAATTTATCCTTATATTGTAAGAGAGAAATTATCATTGTCATTGCCTTCACTGAGACTTGACAGATTTGATGATATAGTAGCGAAAGTTATCCGGGAAACCAGTAAATCAGGTATAACGTTTGCACCTGAGGCTGGGTCAGATAGATTGCGAAAAGTAATTAATAAGTATTATTCCGAGGAAGAAATTATTAAAGATACAGAGATTTTACTTTCTTATGGTTGGAGGTTATTGAAGCTATATTTCATGATAGGATTACCGTCTGAGACTGATGAAGACCTATATGCTATATATGAACTTGTACGAAAAATTCTTACCGTTGGGAAAGGTAGATTATCTTTGAATATTACCATTTCAACTTTTATTCCAAAACCCTTTACTCCGTTTCAATGGGAAGCACAATGTAGTCCCGATGAGACACAGCGAAAAATTTTTTTAATAAAATCTATGCTAAGAAGATTGAGAAATGTAAAAGTGATGACACGCGATCCTGAGTACTCCCTGCTGGAAGGAGTAATATCCAGAGGTGATAGGGCTATATCATCGGTAATTTACAGAGCATGGATGGAGGGTGCAAAGTTTGACTCATGGCGTGAGCATTTCTCGATAGAATGCTGGTATAAAGCTTTTGAACAGGAGGGTATCGATCCACTTGAATATTTAAAGGAAAGGGATACAACAAAAAATCTCCCATGGGACTTTATTGACACAGGTATATCTAAGGAATTTTTACTGTCTGAGAGAGAGAAGGCTTACAGTGGAGAACTTACTGAAGACTGTCGTGACCGCTGTAGTCTATGCCAAGTTTGCAATCGTGAAGTAGGGATGGTATTTGATAAAGATGCAAGAGATTTAAAAGAAGATTATATTTCATACAAACTCAAAAGTATAAAAGAGGAGACGGATGAGATAAAATTCAGGATAAAATATGCAAGAGATGAGAGGTTTAAATATTATTCACACCATGATATTACAAAGATATTCGTTATGGCATTAAGAAAAGCAAATTTGAAGCTATCATTTACGAAGGGATTTTCACAAAAGCCGAAGCTGTCACTTGGATTTCCACTACCATTTGGGTGCACATCAGAGGCGGAATATATTGATGTGTATTTAAAAGCTAATATTGTTGATTTAAAAGATATAATAAATAAAAATCTTCCGGATGGAATTAGAGTCATTGAAGTATACGGAATTACTCCAGATACTCCCTCAATCTATTCAGATGTTAAAGGATTTGTTTATTCGATATACTTTGAAAATAATATTTTATCTGAAATAAAGAGAAGAATAAATGAGATAATGAAGAAGGAAAGTTATATTATAGAAAGGGATTTGAAAAATAAGAGAGGAACTAAAAAAATAGATGCACGTAAACTGCTTGGTAAAGTTGACCTTTACGACAATTTGATTGATATTGAGATATTAGTGGATAACGGAAGGACGCTAAGAATAGATGAGGTTTTGGACGTTTTTCGAATCAATATGGAAGATGTAAGAATTCATAGGAAAAAAGTTCTATTTAAAAATTTTAAGGAATTAAAAAATGGATAA
- a CDS encoding HAMP domain-containing protein: protein MKIRNKIACTILTTNIITIIIIALLVAFTARNFIIKQIQESLENYVLLFIEGYGEHQSIKDYCDGFRKTTGCRMTFIDSTGRVIYDTDVADDSIPLMDNHINRPEVVQSNSEVFGSSIRYSNTLKIDLLYVSKKFQINGNKYYIRISKPLSEIVILHKRINNIIIYSSIIAFLLSIMIGFFLSSTISNPIKKIVNAASKIKEGEYGLQIDINTKDEVGKLANSLNVLSKTIKKDKDDRDKIEKARTDFFSNVTHELKTPVSIIVGYLETITEAINHGDYETAKSFISKALKNVLRLSDLINDLMQISRIESGEMRMNFEYFDIKNLIEDMISNFQAKADEKGLKVEIDFDPEESYMVYCDRLRISQVMENLLSNAIRYTDRGRVKVKLYKKEDGKIGVSVIDTGIGIPGDDIQRIFERFYRVDKTRSRETGGTGLGLTIVKHILEAHGSKINVKSTVGKGSEFSFTLRGG from the coding sequence ATGAAGATAAGAAATAAAATTGCCTGCACAATTTTAACAACTAATATCATTACAATTATTATCATTGCACTTCTGGTGGCATTTACAGCAAGAAATTTTATAATAAAACAAATTCAGGAGAGTCTTGAAAATTATGTTCTCCTTTTTATTGAAGGCTATGGAGAACATCAGAGTATAAAAGATTACTGCGATGGATTTAGGAAAACTACGGGATGTCGAATGACTTTTATTGATTCGACTGGCAGGGTAATATACGATACTGATGTTGCTGATGATAGTATACCTTTAATGGATAATCATATAAACAGGCCGGAAGTTGTTCAGTCAAATTCAGAAGTATTCGGTAGTTCAATAAGATATAGCAATACATTAAAAATAGATCTTTTATATGTTTCAAAAAAGTTTCAAATAAATGGTAATAAATATTATATAAGAATCTCCAAACCATTATCTGAAATAGTCATTTTACATAAAAGAATTAACAACATTATTATTTACTCTAGTATAATTGCATTTTTACTTAGTATTATGATAGGTTTTTTCCTGTCTTCTACTATTTCAAATCCTATTAAAAAAATAGTCAATGCGGCGTCAAAAATTAAAGAAGGTGAGTATGGTTTACAAATCGATATAAATACAAAAGATGAAGTTGGTAAGCTGGCAAACTCATTAAATGTACTATCAAAAACAATCAAGAAGGATAAAGATGATAGAGATAAAATTGAGAAGGCTCGTACTGATTTTTTTAGTAATGTGACTCATGAACTCAAGACACCAGTTAGTATAATAGTGGGTTATCTTGAAACAATTACCGAAGCGATAAATCATGGTGATTATGAAACTGCGAAAAGTTTTATCAGCAAGGCATTAAAAAATGTATTGAGGTTGAGTGACCTTATAAATGATTTGATGCAGATATCCCGAATAGAATCAGGTGAGATGCGAATGAATTTTGAATATTTTGATATAAAAAATTTGATTGAAGATATGATAAGTAACTTTCAGGCTAAGGCTGATGAAAAAGGTCTTAAAGTTGAAATTGATTTTGATCCCGAAGAGAGTTATATGGTTTATTGTGATAGGTTAAGAATAAGTCAGGTTATGGAAAATCTATTATCCAACGCGATTAGATATACAGATAGAGGCAGGGTAAAGGTAAAATTATATAAAAAAGAAGATGGAAAAATTGGTGTAAGTGTCATAGATACAGGTATCGGTATTCCTGGAGATGATATTCAGAGAATTTTTGAAAGATTTTACAGGGTAGATAAAACAAGAAGTCGTGAGACAGGTGGCACTGGGCTTGGCCTTACCATCGTAAAGCACATTCTTGAAGCTCATGGTAGCAAGATAAATGTTAAAAGTACCGTTGGTAAGGGCTCAGAGTTTAGTTTTACACTGAGGGGTGGGTAG
- a CDS encoding FAD-dependent oxidoreductase, with protein sequence MNRKEFLKSVVLLGLGGKAGLARSLVKTSESQEDFYMEPPKKLPVRKFDVVVAGGGTAGVFAAIAAGRQGAKTALIESKGYCGGIAVEGGTALHSFYNLYTAFPGCKKRKVVQGIPAEFIDRLTEIGGCSGFPEMKTGRNYDSVCTAVDTELYKLLAFRMLREAGVFVAVNTLLTGAIVKGSRVQGVIVESRSGREVFMAKSFVDCTGYGDLSAYAGAEFTVPNDYASCHSFGLANASIDDLYRFLESYDALGQICYGTRSGEKNKLVRVGGSQLDKKIPEFAEKAKNVGVAMITTTVHDNYLMFIKCNYKFPGSVINRDDVAKAEMEFRERMFKAAELLKEYIPGFEKSFIARTSPSLCIRRGRHIVCDYDITHEDVIEGRHFDDDVFVYGFHDLAPRFLIKDGGTYGFPYRALCVKGIENLYAAGMMVTSDFRAHMSTRNTVSCMAQGQAAGTAAALISKKNIGSRELKYFALRKQLEKDNVYFEE encoded by the coding sequence ATGAACAGAAAAGAGTTTTTGAAAAGCGTTGTATTACTAGGGTTGGGCGGAAAGGCAGGTTTAGCCCGGAGCCTGGTGAAAACTTCGGAATCGCAAGAGGACTTCTACATGGAACCGCCGAAAAAATTACCTGTTAGGAAATTTGATGTAGTTGTAGCAGGGGGTGGTACAGCAGGTGTTTTTGCAGCTATAGCCGCGGGACGACAAGGTGCTAAAACGGCACTGATCGAGTCTAAAGGATATTGTGGTGGTATAGCTGTTGAAGGCGGTACAGCTCTTCATAGTTTTTACAATCTTTACACAGCATTCCCGGGATGTAAGAAGCGCAAGGTGGTACAGGGAATTCCTGCCGAATTTATTGATAGGCTGACTGAAATAGGGGGTTGCTCTGGATTTCCAGAAATGAAAACGGGCCGGAACTACGATTCTGTCTGCACGGCAGTTGATACTGAACTTTACAAACTATTGGCTTTTCGAATGCTGAGAGAAGCAGGGGTTTTTGTTGCGGTCAATACTCTTCTTACTGGTGCAATAGTGAAGGGTTCTCGTGTCCAGGGAGTGATTGTTGAAAGTCGTTCTGGTCGAGAAGTATTTATGGCAAAGAGTTTTGTTGATTGTACTGGCTATGGTGATCTCAGTGCCTATGCTGGAGCAGAGTTTACAGTACCCAATGATTATGCCAGTTGTCACAGCTTTGGTTTGGCTAATGCTTCGATCGATGATTTATACAGATTTCTAGAATCATATGACGCACTTGGTCAGATTTGTTATGGTACTCGCAGCGGAGAGAAAAATAAATTAGTCCGAGTGGGTGGTAGTCAATTAGATAAAAAAATTCCGGAGTTTGCGGAGAAAGCAAAGAATGTTGGCGTGGCTATGATAACCACTACCGTACATGATAATTACCTGATGTTCATTAAGTGTAATTATAAATTCCCTGGCAGTGTTATTAATCGTGATGATGTAGCCAAAGCAGAGATGGAGTTTCGCGAGCGTATGTTCAAGGCTGCCGAGCTCCTAAAAGAATATATTCCTGGTTTTGAAAAATCTTTTATAGCCCGAACAAGTCCATCTCTTTGTATACGACGAGGCAGGCATATTGTCTGTGATTATGATATCACCCACGAAGATGTGATTGAAGGTCGCCATTTCGATGATGATGTATTTGTTTACGGTTTTCATGATCTTGCACCACGTTTTCTAATTAAGGATGGCGGCACATATGGTTTTCCTTATAGAGCACTTTGTGTTAAGGGGATAGAAAATCTTTACGCAGCGGGTATGATGGTCACATCTGATTTTCGTGCACACATGTCAACTCGCAATACGGTTAGCTGTATGGCACAAGGGCAAGCTGCCGGGACAGCAGCCGCTTTGATTTCAAAGAAAAATATTGGCTCACGCGAGTTAAAATATTTTGCTTTAAGAAAACAATTGGAAAAAGATAATGTATATTTTGAAGAGTAA